In Thiovibrio frasassiensis, one DNA window encodes the following:
- a CDS encoding PAS domain-containing sensor histidine kinase, with amino-acid sequence MREFLKQFAQSTDLMPHGYCLVWDPALLWLHVGSDIVTGFSYFLIAAVLFYLVFKRRDLPFFWMFLLFGAFILACGCTHFFAAWTIYVPSYWHEGIVKAVTALISIATALFLVPLLPRLLSLPNISRALEENRRLSRELEHQVGSLRKSEARFRSLVEASDDAIVIANAQGEILLSNRAAEKMFGYGNKELDGKSLTLLMPERYQERHLQGMKNVLVSDISAYLGEVLEFVGRRKDGSEFPLELNISRWVSEGEVHFGGVIRDVTERSRLETETRNANERFKTLVDNLDALVYVADLTTHELLFVNKYGRKIWGEISGQLCWQVLQSGQDGPCAFCTNESLLDGAGQPTGVHVWERQNSVDNEWYECRDEAIRWTDGRYVRLEVATNITARKRAEQEKAELERQIRMTQKMEAIGTLAGGIAHDFNNILVPIIAYTEMVMATEVPGSLNWQNLKEVCKAATRAKELVKQILSFSREREHETCPLQIVPIVKESLKLLKASLPSTIEVTERLAAEGITILADPTQIHQIVMNLCTNAYHAMREQGGIMEVTLSEVEIGAKETRDSMLLPGSYLVLAVSDTGSGMEPATMERIFDPYFTTKKHGEGTGLGLAVVRGIARKYGGDIRVYSEPGQGASFQVYLPVLGKAEAGWAAVLSTPPVIGDERILLVDDELPIVESMQKMLEFFGYHITGKTSSSEALEAFRRAPEAFDLVITDQTMPYLTGDQLVLEIKKIRPEIPIILCTGFSSMIDDIKARALGIEAFLMKPVLRKEMSETIRKVLDSRKGMQ; translated from the coding sequence ATGCGTGAATTTCTCAAGCAATTTGCCCAATCAACGGATTTGATGCCGCACGGGTATTGCCTTGTCTGGGATCCGGCCCTGCTCTGGCTTCATGTCGGTTCTGATATTGTCACCGGCTTCTCCTATTTTCTGATTGCGGCAGTGCTTTTTTATCTGGTGTTCAAACGGCGGGATCTTCCATTTTTTTGGATGTTTTTGCTCTTCGGCGCCTTTATTCTTGCCTGCGGTTGCACCCATTTTTTTGCCGCCTGGACGATCTATGTGCCCTCGTATTGGCATGAGGGGATCGTCAAGGCGGTCACGGCCCTGATCTCCATTGCCACTGCCCTGTTTCTTGTCCCGTTGCTGCCGCGGTTGCTGAGTTTGCCCAATATTTCCAGAGCCCTGGAGGAAAATCGGCGACTGAGTCGAGAACTCGAACATCAGGTCGGCAGCCTGCGGAAATCCGAGGCACGGTTTCGTTCCCTTGTCGAAGCCTCGGATGACGCAATCGTCATCGCGAATGCACAGGGCGAGATTCTTTTGTCTAACCGTGCGGCGGAGAAAATGTTTGGCTACGGGAACAAGGAGCTTGATGGCAAGTCGCTCACCCTGCTCATGCCCGAACGATATCAGGAAAGACATCTTCAGGGAATGAAGAACGTCCTTGTCTCGGACATCTCTGCTTATCTTGGCGAGGTCCTCGAATTTGTCGGCAGACGCAAGGACGGGAGCGAATTTCCGCTGGAGCTCAACATCTCCCGCTGGGTCTCGGAGGGGGAGGTGCATTTCGGTGGGGTCATCCGGGATGTGACCGAACGCAGCCGTTTGGAGACGGAGACCCGCAATGCCAATGAACGGTTCAAGACCCTGGTGGACAATCTGGACGCCCTGGTCTACGTTGCCGATTTGACAACCCATGAGCTGCTTTTTGTGAACAAATATGGGCGGAAGATCTGGGGGGAGATTTCCGGGCAGCTTTGCTGGCAGGTCCTGCAGTCGGGGCAGGATGGGCCGTGTGCTTTTTGCACCAACGAGAGCTTGCTGGATGGTGCCGGCCAACCAACTGGGGTCCATGTGTGGGAGAGACAGAACTCGGTGGACAACGAGTGGTATGAATGCCGCGATGAGGCGATCCGGTGGACCGATGGCCGATATGTCCGCTTGGAGGTCGCCACCAATATCACCGCCCGGAAACGGGCGGAGCAGGAAAAGGCTGAACTGGAAAGGCAAATCCGGATGACCCAGAAGATGGAGGCCATCGGGACCCTGGCCGGGGGTATAGCCCATGATTTCAATAATATTCTGGTGCCGATCATTGCCTACACGGAGATGGTCATGGCCACTGAGGTTCCGGGCAGCCTGAACTGGCAGAATCTGAAGGAGGTTTGTAAGGCCGCCACCCGGGCCAAGGAACTGGTGAAACAGATCCTGAGTTTCAGCCGGGAGCGGGAGCATGAGACCTGTCCGCTCCAGATCGTGCCGATTGTCAAGGAATCTCTCAAGCTGCTGAAGGCCTCGCTGCCCAGCACCATCGAGGTTACAGAGCGGCTTGCCGCCGAGGGGATAACCATTCTTGCGGATCCGACCCAGATCCACCAGATTGTCATGAATCTCTGCACCAATGCCTATCATGCCATGCGGGAACAGGGCGGAATCATGGAGGTGACCTTGTCCGAGGTGGAAATCGGTGCCAAGGAGACCCGTGATTCCATGCTGCTCCCCGGCTCTTACCTTGTCCTGGCAGTGAGCGATACCGGGTCAGGTATGGAACCTGCGACCATGGAGCGGATCTTTGATCCCTATTTCACCACGAAAAAACACGGGGAGGGAACTGGGCTGGGTCTTGCCGTTGTTCGAGGAATCGCGAGAAAATACGGGGGAGATATCAGGGTGTACAGCGAACCTGGGCAGGGGGCATCGTTTCAGGTGTATTTGCCTGTGCTTGGTAAAGCCGAAGCGGGTTGGGCTGCCGTTTTGAGCACGCCGCCGGTCATCGGTGATGAACGGATTCTCTTGGTGGATGACGAGTTGCCCATTGTCGAATCCATGCAGAAGATGCTGGAATTTTTTGGCTACCATATTACGGGGAAAACGAGCAGCAGTGAGGCGCTGGAGGCTTTTCGGAGGGCCCCGGAGGCCTTCGATCTGGTCATCACCGACCAAACCATGCCGTACCTGACCGGCGATCAACTGGTGCTGGAAATAAAAAAAATACGTCCGGAGATCCCCATCATTCTCTGCACGGGATTCAGCTCCATGATAGATGATATCAAAGCCAGGGCTTTGGGAATTGAGGCTTTTCTCATGAAGCCTGTCCTCAGAAAAGAGATGAGTGAAACAATCAGAAAGGTTTTGGATTCGCGGAAAGGCATGCAATGA
- a CDS encoding PAS domain-containing sensor histidine kinase, producing MYVLSPIGQQLLEYLGDPIFVFTPTKRIVFLNRAAKELTGLAVPAGGLSVCAVFCGREKAGSCSADCSIAEAISRNKPVRWRQESFFGQTPYAGAYALVLSPLADEEGEKVAAFLLQVRSLAKEGSVGPVASQEHEALKQLFAQVKRAKDEWTMTMDGVSELVILVDAAGAVQRCNKAARDFLGKPYLEILGRRLEDLFLEAGLVPDPGQIDVHPDELVHGASGRVFHQSCYFPEVKNGEAQRIVTLQDISERKRILLQVEQDRKRLENALGEIGTMIQRVTRGNGGEFFFTLPPDHEPCWKAMQCDQEKCVCFGKKPLQCWTIAGTRCKGEVQGRFAQKIQNCLACEFYQEAADDPVVRIGIQFSHMIAIIEKKNRELQKAYDELKATQSQFVQQEKMASIGQLAAGVAHEINNPIGFVTSNLGTLQKYLAKVAEFLKVQAELFPQEAGDERATRLAEMRKQLKIEVILEDLPSLLAESQDGVERVRKIVQNLKSFSRVDQFDHAMADINQCLDDTLNIIWNELKYKCTLKKEYGEIPLTRCYPQQLNQVFMNLLVNAAHAIESKGEIVIITRASATEITVSITDSGSGISPENLNRIFEPFFTTKDVGKGTGLGLSIAYDIVTKKHGGRIEVTSEVGKGTTFVVTLPIKTDEG from the coding sequence ATGTATGTCCTGAGCCCCATCGGCCAACAATTGCTGGAATATCTTGGCGATCCTATTTTCGTCTTTACCCCGACCAAGCGCATAGTGTTTTTGAACAGAGCGGCCAAGGAGCTCACCGGCCTTGCCGTCCCCGCCGGAGGGCTTTCCGTCTGCGCAGTGTTTTGCGGTCGGGAAAAAGCGGGATCCTGCTCCGCGGATTGTTCGATTGCCGAGGCCATCTCGCGCAACAAGCCGGTTCGTTGGCGGCAAGAATCGTTTTTTGGCCAAACCCCCTATGCGGGCGCCTATGCGCTTGTCCTTTCCCCCCTTGCAGACGAAGAGGGGGAAAAGGTGGCAGCCTTTTTGCTGCAAGTGCGGAGCCTTGCCAAGGAGGGCTCGGTAGGGCCGGTGGCCTCGCAGGAGCATGAGGCGCTGAAGCAGCTTTTTGCCCAGGTCAAGCGGGCCAAGGATGAATGGACCATGACCATGGACGGGGTTTCCGAACTGGTTATTCTGGTCGATGCAGCCGGGGCGGTGCAGCGCTGCAACAAGGCGGCCCGTGATTTTTTGGGAAAGCCGTACCTGGAGATTCTTGGCCGGAGATTGGAAGATCTTTTCCTGGAAGCTGGCTTGGTTCCGGACCCGGGTCAGATCGACGTTCACCCGGATGAGCTGGTCCATGGCGCCAGCGGCAGGGTTTTCCACCAGTCTTGCTATTTTCCTGAAGTGAAAAACGGCGAAGCGCAGCGTATCGTCACCCTGCAGGATATCTCCGAACGCAAGCGGATTCTGTTGCAGGTCGAGCAGGACAGAAAAAGGCTTGAAAATGCTTTGGGAGAGATTGGTACCATGATCCAGCGGGTCACCCGTGGCAATGGCGGGGAGTTTTTCTTTACCCTCCCTCCGGACCATGAGCCCTGCTGGAAGGCGATGCAATGCGATCAGGAAAAGTGCGTCTGTTTCGGCAAGAAGCCTCTGCAATGCTGGACCATTGCCGGAACCCGCTGCAAGGGGGAGGTGCAGGGACGATTCGCCCAAAAAATCCAAAATTGTTTGGCCTGCGAATTTTATCAGGAGGCAGCCGATGATCCGGTGGTGCGGATCGGCATTCAGTTCAGCCATATGATCGCGATTATAGAAAAAAAGAACAGGGAGCTGCAGAAAGCCTACGATGAATTGAAGGCAACCCAGTCCCAGTTTGTCCAGCAGGAGAAGATGGCCTCCATCGGCCAGCTCGCCGCGGGCGTAGCCCACGAGATCAACAACCCCATCGGCTTTGTCACCAGCAACCTGGGAACCCTGCAGAAATATCTGGCAAAGGTGGCGGAGTTTTTGAAGGTGCAGGCGGAGCTCTTCCCCCAAGAGGCGGGTGACGAGCGGGCCACGCGTCTTGCCGAGATGCGCAAGCAGCTCAAGATCGAGGTTATTCTGGAAGATCTGCCATCCCTGCTGGCCGAATCCCAGGACGGCGTTGAGCGGGTCCGTAAAATTGTCCAGAACCTGAAGAGTTTTTCTCGGGTTGACCAGTTCGATCACGCTATGGCCGATATCAATCAGTGTCTGGATGACACCTTAAATATCATCTGGAACGAGCTCAAATACAAGTGTACCTTGAAAAAAGAGTATGGCGAGATCCCTCTCACCCGATGCTATCCGCAACAGCTCAACCAGGTATTCATGAACCTGTTGGTCAATGCGGCGCATGCCATCGAGAGTAAGGGGGAGATCGTCATCATCACCAGGGCAAGCGCAACGGAGATAACCGTCTCGATTACCGATTCAGGGTCCGGTATCTCCCCGGAAAATCTTAATCGAATCTTTGAGCCTTTTTTCACCACCAAGGACGTGGGCAAGGGAACGGGGTTGGGTTTGAGCATAGCGTACGATATCGTCACCAAGAAGCATGGCGGCAGGATTGAGGTGACCAGCGAGGTGGGCAAGGGGACGACCTTTGTCGTGACCTTGCCCATCAAGACGGATGAGGGGTAA
- a CDS encoding UPF0280 family protein, with protein sequence MTVKRKKKTPDPSSYRKRTYRNRVDHGALVSFEVRIRETDLQILAGKDLRDTAGAAVFQYRSQLESYIARHPEFATVLTPLPGDPTAPPIVKSMLGAGLAAEVGPMAAVAGAIAEYVGRDLLAAGAGEVVVENGGDIFFCRNRESVVGIFAGASPLSNRVGLKIPARCMPLGICTSSGTVGHSLSLGEADAVTVLAKDTALADAVATLVGNAVQPGQSLDAALAKGAAIPGVLGVVIIRGEELGAWGEVELVPL encoded by the coding sequence GTGACCGTCAAAAGAAAAAAGAAAACTCCGGATCCCTCTTCATATCGAAAAAGAACCTACCGGAACCGTGTTGATCATGGTGCGCTGGTCAGCTTTGAGGTGCGGATCAGGGAGACGGACCTGCAGATTCTTGCCGGGAAAGATCTTCGCGATACGGCCGGAGCTGCTGTGTTTCAGTATCGCAGCCAGCTGGAAAGTTATATCGCCCGGCATCCAGAATTTGCAACGGTTCTGACCCCGCTCCCTGGTGATCCTACGGCTCCGCCCATTGTCAAGAGTATGCTTGGTGCGGGTCTGGCGGCGGAGGTCGGGCCCATGGCCGCGGTGGCCGGGGCCATCGCCGAGTATGTCGGGCGGGATCTTCTGGCTGCGGGGGCTGGGGAGGTGGTGGTGGAAAACGGCGGCGATATCTTTTTTTGCCGCAACCGGGAGAGCGTGGTCGGCATCTTTGCCGGAGCCTCGCCGCTCAGCAACCGGGTGGGGTTGAAGATCCCGGCCAGGTGCATGCCCCTTGGGATCTGCACCTCTTCCGGCACCGTGGGCCATTCCTTGAGTCTGGGCGAGGCCGACGCCGTCACGGTGCTGGCCAAGGATACCGCCCTGGCCGACGCAGTGGCCACCTTGGTCGGCAACGCGGTGCAACCGGGGCAGAGCCTCGATGCCGCGCTGGCCAAGGGGGCTGCCATCCCGGGGGTTCTGGGAGTGGTTATTATTCGGGGGGAGGAGCTGGGCGCCTGGGGCGAGGTTGAGCTGGTGCCGCTGTAA
- a CDS encoding CvpA family protein, with translation MQQGSIMTAIDFGVIAIFLLFLVRGVWIGFVRQLASLAALILGYLFAGRYYEQISPRLSSLIPSPQLCFLVTYALLFLAVFVGVLALGFVLKKVMSISLLGWFDRFMGGIFGLVKAGVLTSVFFMVISGLLADSNPLITGSLAAPYLSKSSTFLLSFVSDQNLQRHLLPREPAIDFSATVIPAGQPLRLDSAIKAK, from the coding sequence ATGCAACAGGGATCAATCATGACCGCAATCGATTTCGGCGTCATCGCCATCTTTCTCCTCTTTCTTGTCCGCGGCGTATGGATCGGCTTTGTCCGGCAGCTGGCCTCCCTGGCCGCGCTCATTCTCGGCTACCTTTTTGCCGGGCGCTATTACGAGCAGATCAGCCCGCGTCTTTCCTCGCTGATTCCCTCGCCCCAGCTCTGTTTCCTCGTGACCTACGCCCTGTTGTTTCTCGCGGTATTTGTGGGCGTTCTCGCCTTGGGTTTTGTGCTCAAAAAGGTGATGAGCATTTCCCTGCTCGGTTGGTTTGATCGCTTTATGGGCGGGATTTTCGGTCTGGTCAAGGCGGGGGTGCTGACCTCCGTTTTTTTCATGGTGATCTCCGGGCTGCTGGCGGATTCCAACCCGCTGATCACCGGTTCCCTGGCTGCGCCCTATCTTTCCAAAAGTTCCACCTTTCTGCTTTCCTTTGTCTCGGACCAGAATCTGCAACGTCATCTCCTTCCCAGAGAGCCTGCCATTGATTTTTCCGCCACGGTGATACCAGCGGGCCAGCCGCTCCGGCTTGATTCCGCAATAAAAGCCAAATAA
- a CDS encoding HD domain-containing phosphohydrolase translates to MSESPSPSSPEKGKILFVDDEENILRSLQRLFMDEEVEVFTAPSGAKGLEILAREAGVGVIVSDQRMPEMLGVDFLEKSKAISPQSIRILLTGYADVNAAIDAINRGGTFRYLNKPWNDEELVQTVKGALQMYRLLSENKRLTAIVKKQNAELKKWNTELETIVQEQTTELRKSYESLRVINGRLRANFKNTIVAFSGLIELRDKRMRTHSRNVAEVTVNVAKQLGLESEEREIIMVAALLHDIGKIGIPDLMLAREAEQMNFAEREEYLLHPVRGQAAIDRIEELREAGLIIRAHHESYDGNGFPDGLKKGDIPLGARIIALADYIERKIRKAMGARGFEAVRKEVELQKGIFFDPKLVPVVLAQAEAFYKKIRPRTDHIEIELLPGDLQEGMEASRDVFSGTGILLLTKGTILAKPSIMLLKRYYELDPGTQGVFVSVKE, encoded by the coding sequence ATGAGCGAATCACCAAGCCCTTCCTCCCCGGAGAAAGGGAAAATCCTCTTTGTGGACGATGAGGAAAATATCCTGCGTTCCCTGCAGCGGCTTTTCATGGATGAAGAGGTCGAGGTCTTTACCGCCCCATCCGGGGCAAAGGGTTTGGAAATTCTTGCCAGGGAAGCCGGGGTTGGGGTCATTGTCTCCGACCAGCGGATGCCGGAGATGTTGGGCGTTGATTTTCTTGAAAAATCCAAGGCGATTTCCCCCCAGTCCATCCGGATTCTGCTCACCGGCTATGCCGATGTCAATGCGGCCATCGACGCCATCAACCGGGGGGGAACCTTTCGCTATCTGAACAAGCCCTGGAATGATGAGGAGCTCGTGCAGACCGTCAAGGGCGCCTTGCAGATGTATCGGTTGCTCAGTGAAAACAAGCGGTTGACCGCCATTGTCAAGAAACAGAACGCAGAATTGAAGAAGTGGAACACGGAACTGGAGACCATTGTCCAGGAGCAGACCACGGAGCTCCGGAAGAGCTATGAGAGTCTGCGGGTGATCAACGGCAGGTTGCGGGCCAATTTCAAGAACACCATTGTCGCCTTTTCCGGGCTCATTGAGTTGCGTGACAAACGGATGCGGACCCATTCCCGCAATGTGGCGGAGGTCACGGTGAACGTTGCCAAACAGCTCGGCCTGGAGAGCGAAGAGCGGGAAATAATCATGGTGGCCGCCCTGCTCCATGATATCGGCAAGATTGGGATCCCCGACCTCATGCTGGCGCGGGAGGCCGAGCAGATGAATTTTGCGGAACGGGAAGAGTATCTCCTGCATCCGGTCCGCGGTCAGGCAGCCATTGACAGGATTGAAGAGCTGCGCGAGGCGGGGCTGATTATCCGTGCCCACCATGAAAGTTATGACGGCAACGGGTTTCCCGATGGATTGAAGAAGGGAGACATTCCTCTGGGTGCCCGGATCATCGCCTTGGCCGACTACATCGAGAGAAAAATCCGCAAAGCCATGGGCGCCAGAGGTTTTGAGGCTGTGCGCAAGGAGGTGGAGCTGCAGAAGGGAATCTTCTTTGATCCCAAGCTTGTCCCCGTGGTGCTTGCGCAGGCCGAGGCTTTTTATAAAAAAATCCGGCCCAGAACAGACCATATCGAGATCGAATTGCTGCCCGGGGACCTGCAGGAGGGGATGGAGGCGAGTCGGGATGTGTTCAGCGGCACCGGGATTCTTTTGCTCACCAAGGGGACCATTCTCGCCAAACCCAGTATCATGCTGCTGAAACGGTATTACGAACTTGATCCTGGCACGCAGGGGGTATTTGTTAGCGTCAAGGAGTGA
- a CDS encoding ATP-binding protein, which yields MKFRFIFLALGLLALGATITGGAVYFQTVNALIHDQERKGTLENIEHLDKDLSSMINTTQNAVTVLAKMWSVQNFFNTQRPETTADVYLALDDFREAYGATRCCLINREGRVIAASSDNAQVQIGDDYSLQPFFPKTLAGKRVTSLTQGVRGQEPAINLSHPIFFKDRVLGVALLTVPLVNIEEELVSHATGLVALTDEHNFVFASNRRGWRFKLMGAATADDLAALAKNRPLMGEAPLQVPLTFNKVKGTAHAPNGKKYLFSRTPLSSTPGWQINYFQEEDRTKARLRQALFGKTGMLLAGMTLFIFGAIAYLFRQAELFLRQREEAEQKVKSANLFLAQILDVAADGMRIVDNNCNIVRINKTFAAMTGMDKEDILGKKCHEISWSPYCNKKKCPLQQIRAGKKRVEYESAQESPTGKIINCWIIAVPLHDINGTFIGILESFRDITEKLANELAMEKAFSEAHTLAEELAASNDQLHRQQRNLALAHDTLKQSQAQILQQEKMASVGQLAAGVAHEINNPMGFIGSNLSSLAKYLERITEFIRALEAKLPQEPPDEELAALRKKLKIDYIMDDALHLVEESLDGADRVKKIVQGLKNFSRVDQAERVAADINECLDSTLNIVWNELKYKCEVKKEYGELPPTVCNPQQLNQMFMNLLVNAAQAIETRGEIKIKTWGDQDWIYTRISDTGSGIPEDKIKRIFEPFYTSKEVGKGTGLGLSIVYDIVVKNHHGDIQVESEVGKGTSFTVKIPVIVAEPAGQ from the coding sequence ATGAAATTCAGATTTATCTTTCTTGCCCTCGGGCTCCTCGCCCTGGGCGCCACCATTACCGGGGGAGCCGTGTATTTCCAAACGGTCAATGCGCTGATCCATGACCAGGAGAGAAAGGGGACCCTAGAGAACATCGAACACCTCGACAAGGACCTTTCCTCAATGATCAACACCACCCAGAATGCCGTGACGGTTCTGGCCAAGATGTGGTCGGTCCAAAACTTTTTTAACACGCAGCGCCCGGAGACCACGGCAGACGTATATTTGGCGCTGGACGATTTTCGCGAAGCATACGGCGCTACGCGTTGTTGCCTCATCAACCGGGAGGGACGGGTTATCGCCGCCAGCAGCGATAACGCCCAGGTCCAAATTGGCGATGATTATTCCCTGCAGCCTTTTTTCCCAAAAACGCTGGCGGGAAAGCGCGTCACCTCCCTGACACAAGGGGTGCGCGGCCAGGAGCCGGCCATCAACCTGAGCCATCCGATCTTCTTCAAGGATAGGGTGCTGGGCGTCGCGCTCCTCACCGTACCGCTGGTCAATATCGAAGAAGAACTCGTTAGCCATGCCACCGGGTTAGTCGCCCTAACCGATGAGCACAACTTCGTTTTTGCCAGCAACAGACGAGGATGGCGCTTCAAGCTGATGGGTGCCGCCACGGCTGACGATCTTGCAGCGCTTGCCAAAAACAGGCCGCTTATGGGGGAGGCGCCCCTCCAAGTGCCCTTAACCTTTAACAAGGTCAAGGGCACTGCCCATGCTCCCAATGGCAAGAAGTATCTTTTCTCCCGTACTCCGCTGTCAAGTACCCCGGGCTGGCAGATCAACTATTTCCAGGAGGAGGACCGGACAAAGGCTCGGCTACGCCAAGCACTCTTCGGCAAGACGGGAATGCTTCTTGCCGGCATGACTCTTTTTATCTTCGGGGCAATCGCCTATCTTTTCCGGCAAGCGGAGCTATTCCTGCGTCAACGGGAAGAGGCGGAACAAAAGGTCAAATCCGCCAATCTCTTTCTCGCCCAAATATTGGATGTCGCCGCCGACGGCATGCGGATTGTTGACAATAATTGCAACATCGTCCGGATCAACAAAACCTTTGCCGCCATGACGGGCATGGACAAAGAGGATATCCTGGGCAAAAAATGCCATGAAATCTCCTGGAGCCCTTACTGCAACAAGAAAAAATGCCCCCTGCAACAGATCCGGGCCGGTAAGAAGCGGGTTGAATATGAATCAGCCCAAGAAAGCCCCACCGGGAAAATCATCAACTGCTGGATTATTGCCGTCCCTCTCCATGACATCAACGGCACCTTCATCGGCATTCTGGAATCCTTTCGGGATATTACCGAAAAGCTTGCAAATGAGCTGGCCATGGAAAAGGCCTTTTCCGAGGCACACACCCTTGCCGAGGAACTGGCCGCGTCTAACGACCAGCTGCACCGCCAGCAGCGCAATCTTGCCCTGGCCCACGACACCCTCAAACAGAGCCAGGCCCAGATCCTGCAGCAGGAAAAGATGGCTTCGGTGGGACAATTGGCCGCTGGCGTTGCCCACGAGATCAATAACCCCATGGGCTTTATTGGCAGCAATCTCAGCTCATTGGCAAAATATCTGGAGCGGATCACCGAGTTTATCCGGGCGCTTGAAGCAAAACTCCCACAGGAACCACCGGACGAGGAGTTGGCTGCCCTGCGTAAAAAGCTTAAGATTGACTACATCATGGACGACGCCCTGCATCTGGTGGAAGAATCTCTGGACGGCGCAGACCGGGTCAAAAAAATAGTCCAAGGGCTCAAGAATTTTTCCCGGGTCGATCAGGCCGAACGGGTGGCCGCCGACATCAACGAATGCCTGGACTCCACCCTCAATATTGTCTGGAACGAGCTCAAGTACAAATGCGAGGTGAAAAAAGAATACGGGGAGCTGCCCCCGACGGTCTGCAACCCGCAGCAGCTCAACCAGATGTTTATGAACCTGCTGGTCAATGCGGCCCAGGCCATTGAAACCAGGGGGGAAATCAAGATAAAAACCTGGGGTGACCAGGATTGGATTTATACCCGCATCTCCGACACCGGCAGCGGGATTCCCGAGGACAAGATCAAGCGGATCTTCGAACCGTTCTACACCAGCAAAGAGGTGGGCAAGGGCACGGGCTTGGGGTTGAGCATTGTCTACGACATCGTGGTCAAGAACCACCACGGCGATATCCAGGTGGAAAGCGAGGTGGGCAAGGGCACGAGCTTCACGGTCAAAATCCCGGTGATCGTTGCGGAGCCTGCGGGGCAATAG
- a CDS encoding response regulator, with amino-acid sequence MVMVGDVRILCVDDEVNVLKSLKRLFLDEDYEILTAESGKEGLEILEQQQPVQVVISDYRMPEMDGVTFFKEVHARWPETIRIVLSGYADTAAVVAAINEGQVYRFIPKPWSDDELKITIAKAVERYFLIKANNELNEELRQANDELSRIALQLEEKVTARTEELLFQNKVLRHSQVILNTLPMGVIGFDRDGFLVQRNRCAEEELQKYRHSSLGATAAEVLPPEWGALLQEVQPGKVVTRELDLGGKPFCVRVAMMNEPDGQTGTVLVFDSGTCGLE; translated from the coding sequence ATGGTAATGGTTGGGGATGTGAGAATTCTATGCGTGGATGACGAGGTGAACGTCTTGAAATCCCTGAAACGTCTTTTTCTTGATGAGGATTACGAAATCCTCACCGCGGAATCGGGGAAGGAGGGGCTCGAAATCCTGGAACAGCAGCAGCCGGTGCAGGTGGTGATTTCCGATTACCGGATGCCGGAGATGGACGGGGTTACTTTTTTTAAAGAGGTGCATGCGCGCTGGCCCGAGACCATCCGCATCGTCCTCTCCGGCTATGCCGATACCGCGGCCGTGGTGGCGGCGATCAATGAAGGCCAGGTGTACCGGTTCATCCCCAAGCCGTGGAGCGACGACGAGCTCAAGATCACCATCGCCAAGGCAGTGGAGCGCTATTTCCTGATCAAGGCGAACAACGAACTCAATGAAGAGCTGCGGCAAGCTAATGATGAGCTTTCCCGCATTGCCCTGCAGCTTGAAGAGAAGGTGACGGCGCGTACGGAAGAGCTGTTGTTTCAGAACAAGGTGCTCCGACACAGCCAGGTCATTCTGAATACCCTGCCCATGGGGGTGATTGGTTTTGACCGGGATGGGTTCTTGGTGCAGCGGAATCGCTGTGCCGAAGAGGAGTTGCAGAAATATCGCCACTCTTCCCTCGGCGCGACGGCGGCGGAGGTATTGCCGCCCGAGTGGGGTGCCCTGTTGCAGGAGGTACAGCCAGGCAAGGTTGTCACCCGGGAGCTTGATCTTGGCGGGAAACCGTTCTGTGTGCGGGTGGCCATGATGAATGAGCCGGATGGGCAGACCGGCACGGTGTTGGTGTTTGACAGCGGAACGTGCGGGCTTGAATAG
- a CDS encoding TIGR04282 family arsenosugar biosynthesis glycosyltransferase — MDNNSQARLILFTRYPEPGRTKTRLIPALGPQGAAALQRRMSETIVARMAEFASQYPISAEIRYADGNQQAMEGWLAKSSIPCLDQGGGNLGDRLQRAFSQAFAQGAQRVVVIGADCPSLTPALFARAFTALKNQDLVLGPARDGGYYLLGLNRPAPALFQDIPWGSGEVLAATMKQAQTLNLSTHTLETLADVDRPEDLRHFDHHPDPQ; from the coding sequence ATGGACAACAACAGCCAGGCGCGGCTCATTCTTTTTACCAGGTACCCCGAACCGGGCCGGACAAAAACCAGGCTGATTCCGGCCTTGGGACCTCAAGGCGCGGCCGCACTCCAGCGGCGGATGAGCGAAACGATTGTCGCCCGGATGGCAGAGTTTGCGAGCCAATATCCGATCAGCGCCGAAATTCGCTATGCCGACGGAAACCAGCAGGCCATGGAGGGTTGGCTTGCCAAAAGCAGCATCCCCTGTCTGGACCAGGGGGGGGGAAACCTAGGAGACCGGTTGCAGCGGGCCTTCAGCCAAGCCTTTGCCCAAGGAGCGCAACGGGTGGTGGTAATCGGCGCCGATTGCCCCAGCCTCACCCCTGCCCTCTTCGCCCGGGCCTTTACCGCCCTGAAAAACCAAGATCTGGTCCTCGGCCCTGCCAGGGACGGCGGCTATTATCTTCTTGGCCTCAACCGGCCAGCGCCCGCCCTTTTTCAGGATATCCCCTGGGGCAGCGGCGAGGTGCTGGCCGCAACCATGAAACAGGCGCAGACCTTGAATCTTTCCACCCATACTCTGGAAACCCTTGCCGATGTCGACCGCCCGGAAGACCTGCGACATTTCGATCATCATCCCGACCCTCAATGA